The Ricinus communis isolate WT05 ecotype wild-type chromosome 8, ASM1957865v1, whole genome shotgun sequence sequence gtgtataatttatttataattgcaAAATTAACAGCTACATAATTGGTAAAATTAAGCTTGCTTAACGAGCTTAAAATCGAGTTTTAAATCGAGTTTAAAATCGAGCTTGAAATCCAGTCGAGCTCGAGCTTCACTCGTTTATATAAGTACCGGGCTAATGACGAGCCAAGCTCGGATTTAGctcatttatatatagtatCGAGCTAATTACGAGCCGAGCTTGAACCAAGCTCGagcatataaaaattataacgaGCCGAGTTCGagctctaaaatataaaacatctCAAGCTTAGTCAAATTTCTACGAACGAGCTTGAATATTGAAAAGCTCGGCTTGGTTTGTTTGCACCCCTAGCTTTcataataaatctaaaatattatttttaatataatattaattttaaatttatttattaaaattttaaaaataaaaattttatatgtcaaaaataaatacacatatcaaaataaaaaaaatttaaaataatgacaggaaaataattataaaaatcgtATAACACGTAAATAAATGACtagcttttataaatatataaaaatttattaaatatataatttgtaatataatattaatttttataaaattattttattataatttaaaaaaatataaaaacggTACAATTTAAAAGAGAAAGTAAAGAAGCCAATTGTTTTTTTAGCTGAAAATgtgagattttcttttcttttttttcactttcaattttaaatggCCGACGTTGCATTCCCCCGCGAATTTATGGACTCCGGTCCATATAAAATCCAAGACTAAGTCCATGTTATAACAATTGCTCTACTCTATATCCTCGTACAGTTAAACGTCAGGGGCACTGAAGCTTCAAGGAACTGCTGCTTCTATGTTCCTAAAGCAGCAAATTCAAAGGAACACATTTGcaatatttaatatcaaaacATTCTCTACCTTATGCCAAAACCCGCATTCTTGCATTAACTCGTATAACATCTCAAAACTCTTGAGCATTCTGTTCAAATCCGGTAGAGTCACTGATGCAGAGAACCTGTTCGAAAAGTTGCCGCAAAAAAACATTGTTTCATGGTCTATTGCAATCCACGGCTATGCCATTAATGGGTTTCacaaaaaatctattaaaCTGTTTTCGCAAATGCGAAATTCGGGTTTAGCTCCCAATTCTTTCAGTGTTGTTGGAGCTCTTCTTAGCGCTATAGGCCTATGTGACTTGATGCTTGCAAGCTCTATTCATGGACTTATACTTAAAAGGGGTTTAGTTTCTGATTTCATTGTGGGTACTGCAATGTTAGATGCTTACGCAAAATGTGGAAATGCATTGGAGTCTTATAAAGTGTTCAAAGAACTGAACAACGCAGGTCTGATTACATGTAATGCAACTCTTGCTGGGTTGATAGCTAATGGCCTTTGCATAGAGGGTTTTATGCTTTTTAAGGAATTTAGAAAATTTGGTTTAGTGCCTAATGTAGCTACGGTCTTAACTCTGATTAAGGGTTGTGTTGCTTTAGAGATAAAGATGCTATGTGAATCTGTTtatggtttaatttttaagtttggTCTCTCTTCTGATGTAAATGTAAATAATTCAGTTGTTAACATGTACTCACGGTTTCAAGATTTGAATGCTGCTGCTAAGGTTTTTGATGAGATGAAATTTAAAGATGTTATTAGTTGGACAACAATGATGGCTGTCTTGGTTGACCTTGAATGTGCTTCTGATGCTTTAGTGCTGCTTTCAAAGATGAAAGATAGTATGCTCGATCTTGATTCAGTAGTTTTAATGCATCTAATTTCAGCTTGTGCAATTCTAGGAGATTTGGGGAAGGGAAGACAATGCCATGCTCAAGCTGTTATTCGTGGATTTAAATCAGAGCTTCCTCTTGTGAATTCCATAATTGCGATGTATTCAAAGTGTGGTGATTTGCGCTTTTCAAGAATTGTGTTTGATCAAACAACTGAGAAGAGTTTAGTTTCATGGACAGCAATGGTTTCAGGATGTGTACAGAATGGATGCTCAAGGGAGGCATTAGACCTTGCAATTAAGGCAAGGCTAGAAGAAAACTATTCCTTCGATTCAGTTATGTTGGTTAATGCTTTAACAGCTTCAAGTGAGCTAGTAGATAAAGAGTTTTGCCAGCAGCTCCATTGCTATATTCTTGAAACTGGGTTCTCTCAGTATAGATTAGTTCAGAATAGTCTCATATCAGCATACTCAAAATGTGGGAATATTGATCTGGCTCACATTGTGTTTAAGGAGATGGATTCTCTTCAGAATGTAGTCTCTTGGAATGCAATTATAAATGGCTATGGGATCAATGGCCATGGGGAAGTTGCTTTGGCTCTCTACCATGAGATGAGGAAGGGTGGGGAAGATCCTGATAGTGCAACATACTCGTGCATTTTAAGCGCTTGTAGTCATGCAGGATTAATAAGGGATGGTTTGATGATCTTTAATAGGATGGTGAaggataataaaataagaccAAGCCAACAACATTATGGCTGTGTTATTGACTTGCTGATGCGAGCAGGCTGTTTATCTGACACAAATGATTGGAAATTTTTGGAAGATACATGTCCAAATGTTTGGAAGGCTTTGCTTAGTGGATGCGCTCTCCACGGCAATGTGGAGTTGGCCGAACTTGCTGCAAAATACTTACTTGAGAAAAACCCAGGAGAATCAGTAGTGCTTGTGCTCCTCTCAAATGTTTATGTATCAGTTGGGAGGTTTCAAGATGCAGAATCTTTGAGATTGACCAAGGGATTCGTTAAGAATCCAGGGATCAGCTATCTTTGTGGGACTTCATATGATTGCGGTTGAGGAATTCATCCTTTTaagatgaataaaagaaaaggttattAGTTTTGTTCTCCTGGGCATCTATTAAAGCAAAAGGACCTACCATTCTGAAGTTTAGCTGTTTTCTTGATGGAGTTTCATGAATTATAATCATTTtgatattcaattaaaaacaCTAAGAGAAAGCTGTATGGATATGACACAGATGGAGGGTTTCTGGCTTCACAATGCTTGCAGGAAGGGTGTCTCATCACATCAGATTGGGTGGATTCCAGGTTCTTGGTGCTGCCAGAACATGCCCAGGTCGATGATTTGCAGCATTTGAAATCAAGCACCTTTCGGAACCCCCATCACAAAAGGTACCACGCTGCCAGCTTTTGCGTAATCCAAAGTTTGACAAGCCTTTGCACAATTGCATCCATCGCTTCCAGAAAACCTTGCCGTTTGGCATCAGATGCTATCTTGTTCTCTTCTCCTTCATTCTCTTGCTATGTGTATACATGTAGTGTGCTTCTCAGCATTGTAAGATTTTTGACATactatttgaattattaaggaaaatgaaagtttgaaagactaataataacaaattgaaACGTTCTGAGATATCTGGCAAATCAATGCTTTATTGGACCTTAAAAGAAAGCAACCCGACAAGCACCGGTGATACAGGTGCAGCATGGACTTTGTTCATTTATGATCTGAGCATCTGTTGTCCTTCTATAGAATGGACAAACGTTTATTTCAAGAATTCCCACTTGTGCTGGTCCTGACCTGACCATAGTGTAAAAAGCTGATGGTGAAAAGAATTTGATTCCTAGAATTTGATTCCTAGAACTTGATGCCTAACATAAACAGCGGTATAGGCCTATGTGACTTGAATTCTGCAACTAGTCTTTATTCTGGTTTTGTATCTTATCCATGTAAGCATGCTTCTTTACAATTTCTTaagaattgtgatgtttatatTTGCTTTTGATTCAAAACCTGTGCTAGTTTTAGTTCATTTCTGTCCATGTTTTCTATaaggggaaagaaaaaagaagttatACAGATTGCACCTTCTCTAAGTAAAAGACTCCGAAATAGCAAAACTAAGAATACCTCAAAAGTCTTGGCCTTGTTTGGCTTCAGATATATTATTCCTTTTCAACCATGAAATgcattaaatttaagaaaaatctgaaaaaagaaaataatgccATTCAGATTGAATAGAGCCATCAAAAATGAAATTGGATTTAGGGTACCCATTCATCTACAAATTTTTGGTATATTAATTGtagtaaaaagaaatagagttTCTAATCTGTAACAAAGGTACAATAGCCAAATAGCATATTGTCCACGAGAAAAACCATGAAATGTTACATGCATACATAATGCTAAATTAAACCCTCACTTACAGTCACTGCAAACATAACCAAATCGGCAGCTTCACATATCACACCAATAGGCAAAtgaatgtttcttttttcctttttttgttaagttttaattcttttctcaAGGCATTGGTTGGTTCTGGCATGCtgcataaaatttaaatggtcattttccattttgggtaaatttcttaaaggCAATCATAGGctacaataatattattattcctCCAACTTGTAAAGTCTGAGGATATACTGATTTGGAGATACACCCACTAAAACAAGCCTAATTAGTTGGAAAAAGAAGTtgcccattttaattaatggaCCTGagctaaataattaaaaaaataatattaatataataaattcacTGTGTGAATAATGATGTAAGGACtggttaaatatttataaaacagAGATGATTGAAGTAATGATATAATcccaagaaaaaaagataattatttggTTATcgttattaaaaaataaactatagaatatattattatgtcCATCAGTAATCTTAAATAACTGAAACAGTCCTTATTcatttgttatatatatttttctaagattgctcCATAGATCCAATggtttaaatttctaaaactatTATCTTTAACAAATTGCATTCCCCACTTAAAGCCAAGAATCCAAGTTGCTTTTATTAGGTAAGATATTGTTGAAAGCAAG is a genomic window containing:
- the LOC8261775 gene encoding pentatricopeptide repeat-containing protein At4g13650, coding for MFLKQQIQRNTFAIFNIKTFSTLCQNPHSCINSYNISKLLSILFKSGRVTDAENLFEKLPQKNIVSWSIAIHGYAINGFHKKSIKLFSQMRNSGLAPNSFSVVGALLSAIGLCDLMLASSIHGLILKRGLVSDFIVGTAMLDAYAKCGNALESYKVFKELNNAGLITCNATLAGLIANGLCIEGFMLFKEFRKFGLVPNVATVLTLIKGCVALEIKMLCESVYGLIFKFGLSSDVNVNNSVVNMYSRFQDLNAAAKVFDEMKFKDVISWTTMMAVLVDLECASDALVLLSKMKDSMLDLDSVVLMHLISACAILGDLGKGRQCHAQAVIRGFKSELPLVNSIIAMYSKCGDLRFSRIVFDQTTEKSLVSWTAMVSGCVQNGCSREALDLAIKARLEENYSFDSVMLVNALTASSELVDKEFCQQLHCYILETGFSQYRLVQNSLISAYSKCGNIDLAHIVFKEMDSLQNVVSWNAIINGYGINGHGEVALALYHEMRKGGEDPDSATYSCILSACSHAGLIRDGLMIFNRMVKDNKIRPSQQHYGCVIDLLMRAGCLSDTNDWKFLEDTCPNVWKALLSGCALHGNVELAELAAKYLLEKNPGESVVLVLLSNVYVSVGRFQDAESLRLTKGFVKNPGISYLCGTSYDCG